From one Chanodichthys erythropterus isolate Z2021 chromosome 3, ASM2448905v1, whole genome shotgun sequence genomic stretch:
- the LOC137015762 gene encoding uncharacterized protein → MEGDSVTLNPDLTQIQGIIQMMWRFGDSHSVIAQIEENNISLSRSLPEMFRDRLKLDQTGSLTITNMRTKHSGLYKLEINHRTGTLPLNFRVTVYESPAVIEAFKGEMKRVSETEGESVTLQTDTETHGKELIVWRFGDEGKLIAKHDLEAKSPPLYDPDERFRDRLKLDHQTGSLTITNTRLSDSGVYKVKISSSKQTLHKRFTVTVSQGCCGFTEAVIRLALSALVGVATVVVLVYDIRSCSLQQKKSVQK, encoded by the exons atggagggagattcagtcactctaaacCCTGATCTTACTCAAATACAGGGAATTATTCAGATGATGTGGAGGTTTGGAGATTCACATTCAGTCATTGCTCAAATCGAGGAAAATAACATTTCACTGTCTCGCAGTCTCCCTGAGAtgttcagagacagactgaagctggatcagactggatctctgacaaTCACAAACATGAGAACTAAACACTCTGGACTTTATAAACTAGAGATCAACCACAGAACTGGGACCTTACCTTTGAATTTCAGAGTTACTGTCTATG AGTCTCCAGCTGTTATTGAAGCTTTTAAAGGTGAAATGAAGAGAGTATCAGAGACGGAGGGAGAATCTGTCACTCTTCAGACTGATACTGAAACACATGGAAAAGAGCTGATAGTGTGGAGGTTTGGAGATGAAGGAAAACTCATAGCTAAACATGATCTAGAGGCCAAGAGTCCACCATTATATGATCCTGatgagagattcagagacagactgaagctggatcatcagactggatctctgaccatcacaaacaccagaTTATCAGACTCTGGAGTTTATAAAGTGAAGATCAGCAGCAGCAAACAGACTTTACACAAGAGATTCACTGTCACTGTCAGCC AAGGCTGTTGTGGCTTTACTGAAGCTGTGATCCGATTGGCTCTCTCTGCTCtggtgggcgtggctactgtggTTGTTCTGGTTTATGACATCAGATCCTGCAGTCTTCAGCAGAAGAAGAGCGTGCAGAAATAA